The following are encoded in a window of Mycolicibacterium tusciae JS617 genomic DNA:
- a CDS encoding ArsA family ATPase has translation MGTTSEDRSAVGWPSRLTRARLHFVTGKGGTGKSTIAAALALALAAGGRKVLLVEVEGRQGIAQLFDVPPLPYEEVKIATADGGGTVNALAIDTEAAFLEYLDMFYNLGLAGRAMRRIGAVEFATTIAPGLRDVLLTGKIREIVTRAEKGKQPVYDAIVVDSPPTGRISRFLDVTKAVSQLAKGGPVHSQAESVVKVLHSDLTAIHLVTLLEALPIQETLEAIDELKALGLPIGSVIVNRNIPSYLPPDDLIKAAEGVIDADTVRSELADAGIMLSDNDFAGLLTETIQHATRIQARAESAEQLDELDVARLELPQISDGVDLGSLYELAEALAHQGVR, from the coding sequence GTGGGCACTACCTCTGAGGACCGCAGCGCGGTCGGTTGGCCGTCGCGTCTGACAAGGGCGCGACTGCACTTCGTCACCGGCAAGGGCGGAACCGGTAAGTCGACCATTGCGGCCGCGCTAGCGTTGGCGCTCGCCGCCGGCGGCCGCAAGGTGCTGTTGGTGGAAGTCGAAGGGCGGCAAGGCATCGCGCAGCTGTTCGACGTGCCACCCCTGCCCTATGAGGAGGTCAAGATCGCCACTGCGGACGGGGGCGGCACCGTCAACGCGCTGGCAATCGACACCGAGGCCGCGTTCCTCGAGTACCTGGACATGTTCTACAACCTCGGTCTCGCCGGCCGTGCCATGCGCCGGATCGGGGCGGTCGAGTTCGCCACTACAATCGCGCCTGGCCTGCGCGACGTGCTCCTCACCGGCAAGATCCGCGAGATCGTGACCCGCGCCGAGAAGGGTAAGCAGCCGGTGTACGACGCAATCGTCGTCGACTCGCCGCCCACGGGCCGCATCTCCAGGTTCCTCGATGTCACCAAGGCGGTCTCACAACTGGCCAAGGGCGGCCCGGTCCATTCCCAGGCCGAAAGCGTCGTCAAGGTGTTGCACTCCGACCTCACCGCGATCCATCTGGTGACGCTGCTCGAGGCGCTGCCGATCCAGGAGACACTGGAAGCGATCGATGAGCTCAAGGCGTTGGGCCTGCCGATCGGCAGTGTCATCGTGAACCGCAACATCCCCTCATACCTGCCTCCAGACGACCTGATAAAGGCCGCTGAGGGTGTTATCGACGCCGACACTGTCCGTTCAGAACTCGCTGATGCAGGAATCATGTTGTCCGACAACGACTTCGCGGGTTTGCTGACCGAGACGATTCAGCATGCCACCAGGATTCAGGCACGGGCCGAGAGTGCCGAGCAACTCGATGAGCTCGACGTGGCACGTCTAGAGTTGCCGCAGATTTCCGATGGCGTGGATCTCGGCAGCCTGTACGAACTCGCCGAAGCGCTCGCCCATCAGGGCGTCCGATGA
- a CDS encoding DUF4177 domain-containing protein produces MSEPTRWEYATVPLLTHATKQILDQWGEDGWELVSVLQGPTGEQHVAYLKRPK; encoded by the coding sequence ATGAGCGAACCGACCCGCTGGGAATACGCCACCGTCCCGCTGCTTACGCACGCAACCAAACAGATCCTCGATCAGTGGGGTGAGGACGGCTGGGAGCTGGTCTCGGTGCTCCAGGGACCGACCGGTGAGCAGCACGTCGCGTATCTCAAGCGACCGAAATGA